The Capsicum annuum cultivar UCD-10X-F1 chromosome 3, UCD10Xv1.1, whole genome shotgun sequence genomic sequence ATTTACGTGATACTCTTTTACTtgcataaaaaaaaagaaataaagatttttaaaattgTGATTTAAAACAAATCTTAATATTTCCTTGACTATATAGTAGAATTACAGAAGGGGAATTTCAATTAAAATTCTTTCTAATTACAAAAAGgtgatttatcttttttttagacgtgacatggagcagttacagtttACATGATTCTCGATAGGAAGGTATGAAGGAAAAGTATTAAGGTAGAGGGCTAAGGTGTGTGGTCGAGTCTTAGTCTGTAGCTAGGAGGATTTGGTATAGCTTGGTTGGTAGTTCAAGGGTTGGGGGAGGGGGCCCTTGGTTTGTtaatgtactttatttttgtggataTTGTATGTATGTTAGTTTATCGTGTTGCTCACTTTCGACGTTTTTGTCTACGATcctttgtcttgagtcgggggtctatcgaaaatagtctctctattTTTTCGAAGATAGTGATAtagactgcgtatattttaccctcccaaAACCTCACTAGGTGGTGTTGTTGCATTATCCTTTTTAAGACGAATGTAATTGGGATTTGGGATAGGAGAAGTTACTATATTTTAAGCCCAATATATTAAACTGTTCAAAATCGTGAACACAGAAAGCATGGTCAATTTAATGACAGAGACCACAGTATATCATCAAATCATTCACTGATTGACAccaatttgaaaaataaaatagtagtaCTAAAAAACAGTACCAAAATAAAACCAGCACTCTAAAATATACATGATGTTGTTTAACTAACCTCTCTCTTAATCCCACCAAATTAAAATCCCTCATTTTTTTCAGACATTCTATACTTCAGATAGTTTTCTATTCTTTTTCAAGTGTTTGCTCCACCAACATAACTCATACTTAAATCTCTATATTCATGCGCGGAGCTACAACTTTTCTCAACTCCTGTATTTTTGTTTATAAAATCACTTAATATGTACAAATAATTTATCGAAATTTTAGTAAACTGTACGTATTTTCCTACTACCTGACTTTGTCTTCATATGCTACTTCACTGCCACTCATCAGCTAGTACTgtagcaaaagaaaatgaaaaacagTGCATTGAATGGTACTTATCAGCTTTCCTTTTATATGTGCTTGCTTCCCAGGTTTGGTTTTACAGTTCTTACCTCAAATGTTAaatgaaccaaaataaaaaagtttgtTTAATTATTGGCTATTCATTTTTCTTACCTATTTATTGCAACTCATTATTCAATGCTGATGCTGCAATCAGCTGCCTCTTACTTCACTTAGTTCAACTTTAACCTAATGTTGAAAGTCAATGGAAAGCTTCATTTGTTTGGATAGATAAATTCAGAAACCATTGCAGGGTCCAATAGAAAATTAAGCTCTTCTTTTTGGATAACAAGTAAGAGCTTTTTTGGGTCACAGTGCTCATTGGCGGAGCCAGCGTTTTCAATAAgggttcaaaatatgaaaaacaagTGCACGAAGAAGTTAAAAGGAAGTTGAACATATACATAAGAAGTAGTATAATTTTATGTGAAAAGGGATTTGAATGAACCCTTATTAACCTTAACTGGGTACGCCCCTAGTGCTTCTCTATCTATGTTGCTTAGACTCTAgaaaaatgtcaatgggtgcaTGTCGATTCTCCAAAATTAGCATAACTTCGGAGAATCCAACACGTGTGTcagcatcgaaagtgaagagtcccgGCAACTCAGTGTCCCCATCCATGAAAGTAGTTAACTACTcatacatttttattttgtagTATAACTTCTGCTCACTATTTTTTTGTTACTGAATCTCTGAGATATTGATTCTGTGtacttattttttgaattataaaCTGAAAAGGAAtttaaagaaagattttttttccttGTTGTCCAGTTCcagaaaatgaccaaaagggaGGAATAGGTGGCTCTGCAGTCTATGCACCCAAAATTTTCCCTGTTAATTAACCTGCCATTCTCTAATAGGTTACTGTTTTCAGGTTTTACTCAGTACCTAAAAAGGGTACTTCCTGTTTCATTTCAAGATTTGAAGCAACGTGTACACAGAGAAgtacaacaaagaaagaaaatagattAATCATAAGGTGAATTGTGTTGTCAAAATTAGACTAGTACAACTAATACTACTAGGCTCGTTTGGTTAGAAACAAGTTATCCTAGAATTAATTACACGATATCGTTATTCCATCTTTAAtgtggaataagttatcccatgattttatatcaaCCAAACATGTCGAAATTAGTTATCCCTCGTACCAAATGAGCCACTACAGTATTACTTACTACTAAATAGGAgtaataaaatagaaagaaaaagttGTGAAGGTGTAGGCTTTTTGCCAGAATAGATGCAGAAAAGATTAGTAGTAGTATATCACTTGTTTGAGAAGTAAAGATTTCGTTTTTACCAATACAAACTTACAGAGAGGCTAAGACAAATCCAAGAAGCTTTGGTAGGATTGCTTTTTGGGAAATGGGAGCTTTGAGAATTTTGAACCATCTCTATTTCTTTTGCTTTCTTTATATAAAGCTATCATGATATAGACACCCCTGGAAGTGAACCAAATAATCAATCTCCAATTATTCTAAAATCTGCTGCTTCTGTCTGTTTCTCTTTCAgacatttatttatatacaaaaatgAAGGGTAAATTCTGCTGTTTTGTGCTAATCATATTTGCGTTTAGTTTACTTTGTGTTAAAAGCAGGCCATTAGCATCTAATCAACATTTTGTGCACAGTGCAAATGAGGTAACTTCTAAAATCCTTTGTGTTTTAATTTGTCTTGTATCGCGATTTAGCGTGTATTCAAATGTACTAAacaagttatttctttcttttttttttcagctCAAGGGAAATACGAGTAACGTGAGTAAAGAAGATATGAAAATGATAGGATCAAGTCCACCGAGCTGCGAGCACAAGTGCTATGGATGTATGCCTTGTGAAGCCATACAAGTACCAACAAACACGGGTCGTGTTGGAGTTCAGTACACTAATTACGAGCCCGAAGGCTGGAAATGCAAGTGTGGTCCTGCATTCTACACTCCTTAGTCGGACACTAGCCCGACTAATTCATTCACGGGCAGCCCGTGATGGGATTAGAGATGTTGAATTATAGGTTAAAAAAAGAAAGTTGTTTATGGTTTCGATTTAATAATTAGCCAAATTGGATTAGTTTGATGGTGTATGAGTTATGAGTATGTATAGTGTGGCATTAagaatttttgttgttaattttacTTCAACTGCTGCTTTcacacttcatttttttttttccaattatttattttgtagcCAACATTGACAAAGTTTAGCTCCTTCTCTGCAACCTGGCAAGTAACTTCAAgcaaaatcaaattaaaacataatttaaGCCAACTTCAACAAGTAAAggccaattttttttaaaaaaaatcttaaggTGAATACACAGAATTCATTCAGTTGACTTTTAAGTCTAGATTATCTTTAAACAATATTATGATTGGCTGGTCTGATATTTATGAATGTTTGATATTTTactagaaaaaaagaaagatatatttaaGAGAAGTCACTTAAACTTTATACATAAATGCTTTAAGTGCATATCATTCAATTTTTTCGAAAAGTATCATTTCCACCGAGGGACGGATCTATTAAGGTCCGTGGGGTGGCACGGCACCCGCAAACTTCGAcggaaactctatatatatatagctttatatatatataaatatagttaaatattaaatatgGCACCCGTAATAACAGAGTGTTGTCTAGTGCAGTTGACAAAGTGCTGCTCTTGTAGGCCCAAGGTCGTGTGTTCGAACTTGGCCAGCAACATATGTTAATTTTCAACTAAAAAGGGCACATCCGCACAAAGCTACAAACTATTACCAATTTTGTATAAAAGTAATCttattttttgacctttttttatttaattatttaaaaggtaCTTATCTTTCATTAAAATTAAAGCACAAACCCTATTTCCAAAGGAAAGGACCAAATCAAAACATTTATGTTCTTGAGCTTTGCTGCTGCTGGTTGCTCTTTCTCTCTACACTCTTGCTTGTTGCTTGGTCTCTTTgtaagttattttgaaaaattattttgtttctctttctagAACCTAGAAATCCAAATTTGAAATTATCTTGATTTAGGAGAAAGTGTTCTAATTTTGTGAATTGAGATGGAGAATTTTTTCAAGAAGGTTAATTATTCTTAATCTAGTTCTAGTAATGTCAATGTCAATCGTTCTTGTCTTATAACTGACCTCGATTTGGATTCACTTAAAGCCGTTTTGGGAGAAAGAagacatattttttattatgatccTCGAATACGAGATGAAGTGaggaaatattatattgaaaaagggTCTTGTCAACCTGTGTTGAAACCATATCCTTCAAGTGAAATAGGAGGTAGAATGCGTCAATTTGCTTCAAGTTGGTTTAAAGGTTCACATTCGACGTGGTTGGAGTATAGTGTGGAGAAAGATGTCgcatattgtctttgttgttatttattcaaaaagGAATTTGTTTATGAAACTACGGGTGATTTTTATGCATCGAAGAGTTTTAGGGGTTGGAATAAGGCTCTTGAAAGATTTCGTTTGCATGTCGGTAAAGTTAATAGTGTTCACCACAAATGTTACAAGAAGATGCTAGATTTATCAAATCATCGTCAATCAATTCAAGTTGTTCTTAACAAACATTCTGAAAAGTCAAAAAGTGAGTACCTAATGCGTTTGGAAGCTTCAATTAATGTGACAAGACTTCTTTTGTATTATGGATTGCCTTTTCGAGGTCATGACGAAAGTGAATCTTCAAGTAATCAAGGCTACTTTTTAGAATTTTTGCGGTGGCATGGAGACAACCATCCGGATGTGGAAAAAGTGATATTAGAAAAAGCTCCACAAAATGATACTTTGACTTGTCCTATGATCCAAAAGGATATTGTCAATGCTTGTGCTAAGGAAACATTGAAAGTTATAATTGTGGACTTGAATGGAGATTATTTTGGTATATTAGTTGATGAATCCAAAGACATCTCACACCAAGAACAAATGGCTCTTGTTTTGAGATATGTTGATAAAAAGGGTGAAGTAGTGGAATGATTTATCGGTCTTGTCCATGTTAGTGATACATCGGCATGCTCATTGAACAAAGAAATTTATTCTTTGCTTTTCGATCATTCACTAAGTCCATCCAAAATACGTGGGCAAGGTTATGATGGAGAGCTAGTAATATGAAGGGAGAGATAAATGGTCTCAaaactttaattatgaaagatagtcCTTCGGCGTACTATATTCATTGTTTTGCACATCAATTGCAACTAACACTTGTAGCTATTGCTAAAAAACATGTGAAAGTTGAAGACTTTTTTTATCATGTTACTAATGTGTTCAATGTTGTTGGAGGATATTTTAAACGTCGAGATTTACTTCGTCATCACCAAGCCAAAAATTTGAAGCAATTACTTGAGTCCGGTGAAGCTCATACCGGACAAGGATTACATCAAGAGTGTGGGCTTCAAAGACCGGGTGATACTCGTTGGAGATCACATTTCAAAACATTGGATAACTTTCTTGTTATTTTCTCATCCATTGTTCATGTGCTTGGAgtgattgaaattgaaggttcTACTTCAAGTGATAGAAATCAAGAGGAATATCTTTTGACAAAGGTTAGaacattcaaatttgtttttATTCTTCACTTGATGTTGAAAGTGTTGGCCATGTCAAATGAGTTGAGcaagattttacaaaaaaaaagatcaagataTTGTTAATGCCGTGGAGTTTCTTAACATCTCAAAGAAAAGATTGCAAGATATGAGAGAGAATGGGTGGGAATCTTTATTGAATGATGTTTCTTCATTTTGTGATTCACATGAtatcttgattccaaaattaGATGAGCCTTATTTTCCCGAAAAGTCAAAGCGTAAGTGTTTAGATGTTTGTTATTCGCACCACTTGTGTTTTGAAATCTTTTGTGCGGTCATTGATGTGCAACTTTAAGAGTTTAATGAGCGTTTTGATGTTCTGTacaatttataattgatatttctCTGTGAATCTAGGTATTATTTAGACGAAATTtactcaattttaatttaaattagattGTGGGTTTTTCGAATTTTACAAAATTGGATTATGGGTATCTTGAATTTGACGAGTTGGATTGTGAGTTGTTcgaattttacaaaattgaaataTGGGTATCTTGAATTTCACACGTTGGATTCTGTGTTTCTTGCATTTTACTGAATTGTGTTGTGGGTTTCTCGAATTTTGcaaattgaattctaaatttaTCGAATTTTATGAAGTTGAATTATAGGTTTCTTGCATTTACAAATTGAATTGTAAAttagttgaattttattgaaCTGAGTTGTtggtttcttgaattttcaagaattgaGTTTTGTGTTTGCATTTTACGGTCTGGGTTATGATTTGCTCCAGTTTTATCGATTTGGGTTGTGGGTTTCTAGAATTTCACAAAAAAGGACGAAAAATTCTGAAACAGTGAAAGGATTGAAGTGATTTTATTTGTCGGATTCGGATTGCTTTGATCCGATCGAATCTGTTTGTTTATCAATAAATGGGCTTTGCCCAGATTTTAACTAAAGGAAGAAGGATTGAGGGAGATGATATTTTggagttttatatatatatggatagaGATGGTGGAGATGGAAAAAGGGAGGGGGGTGCTGGTGATTAatttaggaaaaaagaaaaaaaagaaaaaaaaatatgtgtttgaCACGTGTTAGCGCGTGTAACACATTCAAGATAAAATCTGGTTATGACATTTTAAGgggtaaatagtttcacttttttatagttaggtgtgtattaggtcacttcAATAGTTTAGATATATTTTcgacttttcgagtatagtttaaGATGGAAATGATGATATTTCCCTTCAATTTTTCCTCACCAGTAATCCTATAACCtcaaataaaaaatgaggaaagttTGGCCTTTGCTTGCTTACATAAATCcaacaaaattaacaaaaaaaaaattataaatctccaaaaaaataaagtagacGTTCACTATAATACATTAACTATATCTATAACATTGTtactatgttttattttttctattttgttcgGATTcgacaatttttttaaaaaaagaataatcaaCATAAGACGATAATACGTTAATCAACGTAATTCTTGCATAttaattgtcaaaaaaaaattactatactACATTAATTTTATGTGcataattcaacttttaaatattataaaaatgaataataattttgtctaatataaaattttgtttaaaaggGTAAAAAAGATGAATGATTAATAACCCAAATGGTAACTCAACTATAGAATTTTATTCAACTGAGCATGATATTTAGTTGAAGTCTTCTAACTCTTCAACTCTTCAACTTAACATAGTTAATTGAATAAGATTGAGACACAGAAAGGTtggcaaaaaaaatatataatttaatgatTGATTCACTTATCATAGATTcaaaaatatgtgtatatatctacAAGTCATACATATGTGAAATCTaaacaactaataataattattgagaaaatactcaattacccccctgaactatacccaaaaaggttatgacacatctcaacttaaagggggtcctattactcctgaactaattaaaagtgtaattttgacactcttagtgcctacgtggtacctacgtggcacaacacactgaagtgccTGCGTGTATGTGCCTatgtggacacttcagtgtgtcgTGCCATGTAGGcaccacgtaggcactaagagtgtcaaatgtacacttttaattagttcaaggggtaataggaccccctttaagttgagatGTGTCATAGTCTTTTGGGGTATAGTTCAAGgaggtaattgggtattatctcatAATTATATACTGAATAACGTTAGTGACTTAGACGATCCAAGGCCATAATATTTGAATTACCTAATATATAgatctaaaaagaaaacaaacaaaataatgaCTTGACTTAATTTTATCTGCACTTTTATTTTGGCTACAATAAaacaaataacatcaaaattaaagaagaattgcaacaatattaaaaaaaaaaaaaNNNNNNNNNNNNNNNNNNNNNNNNNNNNNNNNNNNNNNNNNNNNNNNNNNNNNNNNNNNNNNNNNNNNNNNNNNNNNNNNNNNNNNNNNNNNNNNNNNNNNNNNNNNNNNNNNNNNNNNNNNNNNNNNNNNNNNNNNNNNNNNNNNNNNNNNNNNNNNNNNNNNNNNNNNNNNNNNNNNNNNNNNNNNNNNNNNNNNNNNNNNNNNNNNNNNNNNNNNNNNNNNNNNNNNNNNNNNNNNNNNNNNNNNNNNNNNNNNNNNNNNNNNNNNNNNNNNNNNNNNNNNNNNNNNNNNNNNNNNNNNNNNNNNNNNNNNNNNNNNNNNNNNNNNNNNNNNNNNNNNNNNNNNNNNNNNNNNNNNNNNNNNNNNNNNNNNNNNNNNNNNNNNNNNNNNNNNNNNNNNNNNNNNNNNNNNNNNNNNNNNNNNNNNNNNNNNNNNNNNNNNNNNNNNNNNNNNNNNNNNNNNNNNNNNNNNNNNNNNNNNNNNNNNNNNNNNNNNNNNNNNNNNNNNNNNNNNNNNNNNNNNNNNNNNNNNNNNNNNNNNNNNNNNNNNNNNNNNNNNNNNNNNNNNNNNNNNNNNNNNNNNNNNNN encodes the following:
- the LOC124897268 gene encoding EPIDERMAL PATTERNING FACTOR-like protein 3, producing the protein MKGKFCCFVLIIFAFSLLCVKSRPLASNQHFVHSANELKGNTSNVSKEDMKMIGSSPPSCEHKCYGCMPCEAIQVPTNTGRVGVQYTNYEPEGWKCKCGPAFYTP